From the Quadrisphaera sp. RL12-1S genome, one window contains:
- a CDS encoding C40 family peptidase — translation MARTARHRAPVRPLVDVSAVTRAVVTTGALAAVPVVATAGAASAHVPGTSHAGTPAVKAAAHLSVAASPVPASAAAAGGRVTVRAGDTVSAIARAAGVSTQAVLAANGLAWSSTIYPGQVLSIPSGGSARTASSPAAPAAAPAPARRSSAAESALAEAEKHVGLAYRYGGTSPTSGFDCSGLVQYAYAKVGVALPRTAEAMRSSGYSVSQPQVGDLVVFNSYGHVALYAGNGKIIDSPRTGESVSVRTLWTDDVQFRRVV, via the coding sequence GTGGCTCGAACTGCACGACACCGCGCACCGGTGCGCCCCCTCGTCGACGTCAGCGCCGTGACCCGCGCCGTGGTCACCACCGGAGCGCTGGCGGCCGTCCCCGTGGTGGCAACGGCGGGCGCGGCCTCCGCCCACGTCCCCGGCACCTCCCACGCGGGCACGCCCGCGGTGAAGGCCGCCGCCCACCTGTCGGTGGCGGCCTCGCCCGTGCCCGCCAGCGCGGCGGCGGCCGGCGGCAGGGTCACCGTCCGGGCCGGGGACACCGTCTCGGCGATCGCGCGGGCGGCGGGGGTCAGCACCCAGGCGGTGCTGGCGGCCAACGGGCTGGCCTGGAGCTCCACCATCTACCCCGGGCAGGTCCTGTCCATCCCCAGCGGCGGCAGCGCCCGCACGGCCTCCTCGCCGGCCGCCCCGGCGGCAGCACCGGCGCCCGCGCGCCGGTCGAGCGCCGCCGAGAGCGCGCTGGCCGAGGCCGAGAAGCACGTGGGGCTCGCCTACCGGTACGGCGGCACGAGCCCGACCAGCGGCTTCGACTGCTCCGGCCTGGTGCAGTACGCCTACGCCAAGGTGGGCGTGGCGCTGCCGCGCACCGCCGAGGCGATGCGCTCGTCCGGCTACTCCGTGTCCCAGCCGCAGGTCGGGGACCTCGTCGTCTTCAACTCCTACGGCCACGTGGCGCTCTACGCCGGCAACGGCAAGATCATCGACTCGCCGCGCACCGGCGAGAGCGTCTCCGTCCGCACCCTGTGGACCGACGACGTGCAGTTCCGCCGCGTCGTCTGA
- a CDS encoding purine-cytosine permease family protein: MGRVPLEARYSWFSVAVQRFGQVSALSQFLLGAALGFGMGFWQAFLAFTLGAVILEVVSIFVGVIGCREGMSTSLVARWLGFGRGGSALMGLAIGMSLIGWFGVQSAVSAQGLASTVGVLPVWGWSIVFGLVVTAICVFGFGSMAWTAYITVPSFLVLVGWAIISELSKTDVTALMASAPPGPQIDLATGTTLVAGGFIVGAVITPDMSRYNRTGADVVKQTVVGFTVGEYLIGMSGVLLAHAVGSSDITAILTSSVGWVAVLVVLLGTVKINDWNLYSAGLAVVNFIGTVTGRTVNRALVTGLLGLAGSLLAAAGILTRFTDFLIILGVVFPPVAGIMVAEYFVVKRWRGELEASRADGGAVPASSPTWVPATLAVWAVASVSGYFLTVGLGSINSLVIAFVLYVVAGKAGLLKEFGLSRTTDASADVVDVTGADSSAPAPTAAR; the protein is encoded by the coding sequence ATGGGGCGGGTGCCGCTGGAGGCCCGCTACTCGTGGTTCTCGGTGGCGGTGCAGCGCTTCGGGCAGGTGTCCGCGCTGAGCCAGTTCCTCCTGGGGGCCGCGCTCGGCTTCGGCATGGGCTTCTGGCAGGCGTTCCTCGCCTTCACGCTCGGAGCCGTCATCCTCGAGGTGGTCTCGATCTTCGTCGGGGTCATCGGCTGCCGCGAGGGCATGTCGACGTCGCTGGTCGCCCGCTGGCTCGGGTTCGGCCGGGGCGGCTCCGCCCTCATGGGCCTGGCCATCGGCATGAGCCTCATCGGCTGGTTCGGCGTGCAGTCGGCGGTGTCCGCCCAGGGCCTGGCCTCGACGGTCGGCGTCCTGCCGGTGTGGGGCTGGTCCATCGTCTTCGGCCTCGTGGTGACGGCCATCTGCGTCTTCGGCTTCGGGTCGATGGCCTGGACCGCGTACATCACCGTGCCGTCGTTCCTCGTGCTCGTCGGCTGGGCGATCATCTCCGAGCTGTCGAAGACCGACGTCACCGCACTCATGGCCTCGGCGCCGCCCGGCCCGCAGATCGACCTGGCCACCGGCACCACCCTCGTGGCCGGCGGGTTCATCGTGGGCGCCGTCATCACGCCGGACATGTCCCGCTACAACCGCACCGGCGCCGACGTCGTCAAGCAGACCGTGGTCGGCTTCACCGTCGGCGAGTACCTCATCGGGATGTCCGGCGTGCTGCTCGCCCACGCCGTCGGCTCCAGCGACATCACCGCCATCCTCACCTCCTCGGTGGGCTGGGTGGCCGTGCTCGTCGTCCTGCTCGGCACCGTGAAGATCAACGACTGGAACCTGTACTCCGCGGGCCTCGCGGTGGTGAACTTCATCGGCACCGTCACCGGCCGCACCGTGAACCGCGCGCTGGTCACCGGGCTCCTCGGCCTGGCCGGCAGCCTGCTCGCCGCGGCGGGCATCCTCACCCGGTTCACCGACTTCCTCATCATCCTGGGCGTCGTCTTCCCGCCGGTCGCCGGGATCATGGTGGCCGAGTACTTCGTGGTGAAGCGCTGGCGCGGTGAGCTGGAGGCCTCCCGCGCCGACGGCGGCGCCGTGCCCGCCAGCTCCCCCACCTGGGTGCCGGCCACCCTCGCGGTCTGGGCCGTGGCCTCGGTGAGCGGCTACTTCCTCACCGTGGGCCTGGGCTCCATCAACTCCCTGGTCATCGCCTTCGTCCTCTACGTCGTGGCCGGCAAGGCGGGCCTGCTCAAGGAGTTCGGCCTCTCCCGGACCACCGACGCCTCCGCCGACGTCGTGGACGTGACCGGCGCCGACAGCAGCGCCCCCGCCCCGACCGCGGCGCGCTGA
- a CDS encoding hydantoinase/oxoprolinase N-terminal domain-containing protein → MRIGIDVGGTNTDAVLLGDDDAVLAAVKSPTTSDVSSGITASLAALQGVRAFDPSGVRAVMIGTTHFINALVEANRLAPTAALRLGLPATAALPPMVDWPQRLVTAVSGRAYLAHGGHEFDGRTISALDPDELRRHAADMAAHGVRSVAITSVFSPVNTEFELRAAEVLAQELPDVAISLSHQIGRIGLLERENATIVNAALRELASDIVGGLFAAVAGAGIDAPIYLSQNDGTLMDVEHARRYPVSTFASGPTNSMRGAAVLSGVTTCAVVDVGGTTSDVGVLTRGFPREATTEVSVAGIRTNFRMPDVLSIGIGGGSLVRGGGSSVTVGPDSVGYRLTERALVFGGDTVTATDIAVAAGRADIGDASLVAHLDPSVVKAALARIAADVADAVDRMRTSSQPLPVVAVGGGSVLLPDHLAGSGEVLRPENFAVANAIGAAIAQVGGEVDRVFTIEPGRRGDVLEAARAEAVERAVANGAVPSSVEVLEIDEVPLPYLPGGATRIRVKAVGDLSLAPGAASDRREPAAVGTRG, encoded by the coding sequence GTGCGCATCGGCATCGACGTGGGCGGCACCAACACCGACGCCGTCCTCCTGGGCGACGACGACGCGGTGCTGGCGGCCGTCAAGAGCCCCACCACCTCCGACGTCTCCAGCGGCATCACCGCCTCGCTGGCGGCCCTGCAGGGCGTGCGCGCCTTCGACCCCAGCGGGGTGCGGGCCGTGATGATCGGCACCACCCACTTCATCAACGCCCTCGTCGAGGCGAACCGCCTCGCCCCGACGGCGGCGCTGCGGCTGGGCCTGCCGGCCACCGCGGCGCTGCCGCCGATGGTCGACTGGCCGCAGCGCCTGGTGACCGCGGTCTCCGGACGCGCCTACCTGGCGCACGGCGGCCACGAGTTCGACGGCCGCACCATCTCCGCCCTCGACCCCGACGAGCTGCGCCGCCACGCGGCCGACATGGCCGCCCACGGCGTGCGCAGCGTGGCCATCACCTCGGTGTTCTCCCCCGTCAACACCGAGTTCGAGCTGCGGGCGGCGGAGGTGCTCGCGCAGGAGCTGCCCGACGTCGCGATCTCCCTGTCCCACCAGATCGGCCGGATCGGGCTGCTGGAGCGCGAGAACGCCACCATCGTCAACGCGGCGCTGCGCGAGCTGGCCTCCGACATCGTGGGCGGCCTCTTCGCCGCGGTGGCCGGCGCCGGGATCGACGCGCCGATCTACCTCAGCCAGAACGACGGCACGCTCATGGACGTCGAGCACGCCCGCCGCTACCCCGTCTCCACGTTCGCCTCCGGGCCCACCAACTCCATGCGCGGGGCCGCGGTGCTCTCCGGGGTCACCACGTGCGCCGTGGTGGACGTGGGCGGGACGACGTCGGACGTCGGCGTCCTCACCCGCGGGTTCCCCCGGGAGGCGACCACGGAGGTGTCCGTGGCCGGCATCCGCACCAACTTCCGCATGCCCGACGTGCTCTCCATCGGCATCGGCGGCGGCTCCCTGGTCCGCGGCGGCGGCTCCTCGGTGACCGTGGGACCGGACTCCGTCGGCTACCGCCTCACCGAGCGCGCGCTCGTCTTCGGAGGCGACACCGTCACCGCCACCGACATCGCCGTGGCCGCCGGACGTGCGGACATCGGTGACGCCTCGCTCGTGGCCCACCTGGACCCGTCCGTGGTGAAGGCGGCGCTGGCCCGCATCGCGGCGGACGTCGCAGACGCCGTGGACCGGATGCGCACCTCCTCCCAGCCGCTGCCCGTGGTCGCGGTGGGTGGCGGGTCGGTGCTGCTGCCGGACCACCTCGCGGGCAGCGGGGAGGTGCTGCGGCCGGAGAACTTCGCCGTCGCCAACGCCATCGGCGCCGCCATCGCCCAGGTCGGCGGCGAGGTGGACCGGGTCTTCACCATCGAGCCCGGCCGCCGCGGCGACGTGCTCGAGGCTGCCCGCGCCGAGGCCGTCGAGCGCGCCGTCGCCAACGGTGCGGTCCCCTCCAGCGTGGAGGTGCTCGAGATCGACGAGGTGCCGCTGCCCTACCTGCCCGGCGGCGCCACCCGCATCCGCGTCAAGGCCGTCGGGGACCTGTCGCTGGCCCCCGGGGCCGCGTCGGACCGGCGCGAGCCGGCCGCGGTCGGGACCCGGGGATGA
- a CDS encoding DUF917 domain-containing protein — protein MSSAVASRQLREVGLDEVRAISRGAAVLGTGGGGDPHIGALMAAAAVRAHGPVALTPLAELPDDAVVLPVAMMGAPTVMVEKIPSADQVGRAVDVLTRHLGLRVTHVACIEAGGVNSLVPVAAAAELGLPLVDGDGMGRAFPELQQVLLTLTGVRATPMAVVDEKGNCAVLDTVDNRWAERLARSVTIDMGCSAMISNYAMDGAAARRGLVPGTISLAASLGALLEPGAAGDDPAGAVAEHLGGRVLATAKVVDVERRTTTGFARGTAVLEGSGEHAGSTMTVDFQNENLVLRAGGRVLATAPDLICLLDTATGAAITTEQLRFGHRVSAVVAPCDPRWRTPEGLALAGPAAFGYPDDAVLLEGVPA, from the coding sequence ATGAGCTCGGCCGTCGCCTCGCGCCAGCTGCGGGAGGTGGGGCTGGACGAGGTCCGCGCCATCTCCCGCGGCGCGGCGGTGCTGGGGACCGGCGGCGGCGGCGACCCGCACATCGGCGCCCTCATGGCCGCCGCGGCCGTCAGGGCGCACGGGCCGGTGGCGCTCACCCCGCTGGCCGAGCTGCCCGACGACGCCGTGGTGCTGCCCGTGGCGATGATGGGCGCCCCCACCGTCATGGTGGAGAAGATCCCCTCGGCCGACCAGGTCGGCCGGGCCGTCGACGTCCTCACCCGCCACCTGGGCCTGCGCGTCACGCACGTCGCGTGCATCGAGGCCGGCGGGGTCAACTCCCTCGTGCCGGTGGCCGCGGCGGCCGAGCTGGGGCTGCCGCTGGTGGACGGCGACGGCATGGGCCGCGCCTTCCCCGAGCTCCAGCAGGTGCTCCTCACCCTCACCGGGGTCCGGGCGACCCCCATGGCCGTGGTGGACGAGAAGGGCAACTGCGCCGTCCTCGACACGGTGGACAACCGGTGGGCGGAGCGGCTGGCCCGCTCGGTGACCATCGACATGGGCTGCTCGGCGATGATCTCCAACTACGCCATGGACGGCGCGGCGGCCCGCCGCGGACTCGTGCCGGGGACCATCTCGCTGGCGGCCTCCCTCGGCGCGCTGCTGGAGCCCGGCGCCGCCGGTGACGACCCCGCCGGGGCCGTCGCGGAGCACCTCGGCGGGCGCGTGCTGGCGACGGCCAAGGTGGTGGACGTCGAGCGGCGCACCACCACGGGCTTCGCCCGCGGCACCGCGGTGCTGGAGGGCTCCGGCGAGCACGCGGGGAGCACCATGACCGTCGACTTCCAGAACGAGAACCTGGTCCTGCGCGCGGGCGGGCGCGTGCTCGCCACCGCCCCGGACCTCATCTGCCTGCTCGACACCGCCACCGGCGCGGCCATCACCACCGAGCAGCTCCGCTTCGGCCACCGCGTCAGCGCGGTGGTGGCGCCCTGCGACCCCCGCTGGCGCACCCCCGAGGGCCTGGCGCTGGCCGGGCCCGCCGCCTTCGGCTACCCCGACGACGCCGTCCTCCTCGAAGGAGTCCCCGCATGA
- a CDS encoding DUF917 domain-containing protein has product MSWLLDESHLADLARGATLLGTGGGGDPYIGRLLVAEAIKEHGPITVLDPEEVDDDLFVIPTAMMGAPTVMVEKVPRGTEPVVALRTLEQRLGRTAQATMPIECGGLNSMIPLLVAARAGLPIIDADGMGRAFPELQMETFGVYGVHASPMVVAGDRHETVVVDTGDDDVRMERLARACAIQFGGAALIAEYAMTGADVKRVAIPRTLSLGIGAGRTIREAREDHRDPFAALAEYFAGTIYRNVRPLFRGKVTDVERRTEGGFTRGGCAVAGFDDGVLELRFQNEHLLALRDGVPVCVVPDLICVVDDTTAEPITTEGLRYGQRVVVLGISTPDIMRTPEALAVFGPAAFGLDQPFVPVEELVTERLDVPAAV; this is encoded by the coding sequence ATGAGCTGGTTGCTCGACGAGTCCCACCTGGCCGACCTCGCCCGCGGCGCCACCCTGCTGGGCACCGGCGGCGGCGGCGACCCCTACATCGGGCGCCTGCTGGTGGCCGAGGCCATCAAGGAGCACGGGCCCATCACCGTGCTGGACCCCGAGGAGGTGGACGACGACCTCTTCGTCATCCCCACCGCGATGATGGGCGCCCCCACGGTCATGGTGGAGAAGGTGCCGCGCGGCACCGAGCCGGTCGTGGCGCTGCGCACCCTCGAGCAGCGCCTCGGCCGCACCGCCCAGGCCACGATGCCCATCGAGTGCGGCGGGCTGAACTCGATGATCCCGCTGCTCGTGGCCGCCCGCGCGGGCCTGCCGATCATCGACGCGGACGGCATGGGCCGCGCCTTTCCCGAGCTCCAGATGGAGACCTTCGGGGTCTACGGGGTGCACGCCTCCCCCATGGTGGTGGCCGGCGACCGCCACGAGACCGTCGTCGTCGACACCGGCGACGACGACGTGCGCATGGAGCGCCTCGCGCGCGCCTGCGCCATCCAGTTCGGCGGAGCGGCGCTCATCGCCGAGTACGCCATGACCGGGGCCGACGTGAAGCGGGTCGCCATCCCCCGCACCCTGTCCCTCGGCATCGGCGCGGGCCGGACCATCCGCGAGGCCCGCGAGGACCACCGCGACCCGTTCGCGGCGCTCGCCGAGTACTTCGCCGGGACCATCTACCGCAACGTCCGCCCGCTGTTCCGCGGGAAGGTCACCGACGTGGAGCGGCGCACCGAGGGCGGCTTCACCCGCGGCGGGTGCGCGGTGGCGGGCTTCGACGACGGCGTGCTGGAGCTGCGGTTCCAGAACGAGCACCTGCTCGCCCTGCGCGACGGGGTGCCGGTCTGCGTGGTGCCCGACCTCATCTGCGTGGTCGACGACACCACCGCCGAGCCCATCACCACCGAGGGCCTGCGCTACGGGCAGCGCGTGGTGGTGCTCGGCATCTCCACCCCGGACATCATGCGCACGCCGGAGGCCCTGGCCGTCTTCGGTCCGGCGGCCTTCGGGCTGGACCAGCCGTTCGTGCCGGTCGAGGAGCTGGTCACCGAGCGCCTCGACGTGCCCGCGGCGGTCTGA
- a CDS encoding DUF917 domain-containing protein: MPDTIDDDDGWAVRAVSAADAPALVRGADVLGSGGGGDARPAGLLFAHAVGAGAVQLLDPDGATDHAVSFVGMVGAASAFTEELPGGGEFARALRAVERWTGARATALASLEAAGLNGLTALATAVSCALPVVDVDLCGRALPRLEQFSLAVVDGALPPLALALPGGHVLVVEGGDGPRCERVVRAVLAAEGGWAAMATAPVRRADWARVGPVRTTRRCLELGARLEALGASVSNDDVTAALGARLLGAGRVVEVARRAGAGFGRGSACVRDQRTSALLRLEMENEYLVAFEDGAPVATTPDLLVVLERRTARVVACDRIRRGDDVVVLQLPAAAFWGHPEHAAQVAPRAFGLDVDPVLALQPAGSPW; encoded by the coding sequence GTGCCCGACACGATCGACGACGACGACGGCTGGGCCGTGCGGGCCGTGAGCGCGGCTGACGCGCCCGCGCTCGTGCGCGGGGCCGACGTCCTCGGCTCCGGTGGCGGCGGCGACGCGCGCCCCGCGGGCCTCCTGTTCGCCCACGCCGTCGGCGCGGGTGCGGTGCAGCTGCTCGACCCCGACGGCGCCACGGACCACGCCGTCTCCTTCGTGGGCATGGTGGGGGCTGCGAGCGCCTTCACCGAGGAGCTGCCCGGCGGTGGGGAGTTCGCACGGGCGCTGCGCGCGGTGGAGCGGTGGACCGGTGCGCGGGCCACCGCGCTGGCCTCCCTCGAGGCCGCTGGGCTCAACGGCCTGACGGCGCTGGCCACCGCCGTCTCCTGCGCGCTGCCGGTGGTGGACGTCGACCTGTGCGGCCGCGCGCTGCCGCGGCTGGAGCAGTTCTCGCTGGCCGTGGTCGACGGCGCGCTGCCGCCGCTGGCCCTGGCGCTGCCGGGCGGCCACGTGCTGGTGGTGGAGGGCGGGGACGGCCCGCGCTGCGAGCGCGTGGTGCGCGCGGTGCTCGCCGCCGAGGGCGGGTGGGCGGCCATGGCCACCGCGCCGGTGCGGCGCGCTGACTGGGCGCGGGTCGGCCCGGTGCGGACCACCCGGCGGTGCCTGGAGCTCGGGGCGCGCCTGGAGGCGCTCGGCGCCTCGGTGAGCAACGACGACGTCACCGCCGCCCTGGGGGCGAGGCTGCTCGGTGCGGGCCGCGTGGTGGAGGTGGCCCGGCGCGCGGGGGCCGGGTTCGGGCGCGGCTCAGCGTGCGTGCGGGACCAGCGGACCAGCGCGCTGCTGCGGCTGGAGATGGAGAACGAGTACCTCGTGGCCTTCGAGGACGGCGCGCCGGTCGCCACCACACCGGACCTGCTCGTGGTGCTGGAGCGGCGCACCGCGCGCGTGGTGGCCTGCGACAGGATCCGACGCGGCGACGACGTGGTGGTGCTGCAGCTGCCCGCTGCAGCCTTCTGGGGCCACCCCGAGCACGCTGCTCAGGTCGCGCCGCGGGCGTTCGGGCTCGACGTGGACCCCGTGCTCGCGCTGCAGCCCGCGGGGTCCCCGTGGTGA
- a CDS encoding helix-turn-helix domain-containing protein, with protein sequence MTGLGGLLALPAWRGTAVLAGEPGGVSLRTVVLLDAPDQLGASGAREALVVLAGPSWRSAPAWQLDALLRRAADAGARAVLLAGTDPLPGPTRLLCTRLELCVLGGEAALLDLATAAAVHLAAPEVASARAVLDVSRAVADGRVSGPGPLVALCARLLGAPVALADASGSVLHGDLALVVPRPAEPVVQRDRTAAGAVTARPVLLPGLRSVQRWLVARVPADSGPVAVGAAEDLLCAASTAVAGWLAAERTAVERDARGRAALLTDVLRLTGEPSPELRQRAAAAGWPLAGWHVGVRVRTGGATDVAGLRAEALRRSAEAGLQLVLAEHGDGWSGWWSTDRSPSAVEVRHLAERFRRLHEGLRQLTGCATGVGRPHQGPAGVARTLSEAADAALLAAGRPEQGRFLHVDQLGVAQTLLAWTRTETFEPAARSLLEPLLADPSLVQTLGVYLDAESSLSETATTLGIHRNTVAQRVARIERLLEVSLGDHEQRLALQLACRAVGPGGPGGPGGSGGRT encoded by the coding sequence GTGACCGGGCTGGGAGGGCTGCTCGCGCTGCCGGCGTGGCGCGGCACCGCGGTGCTGGCCGGCGAGCCCGGCGGGGTCTCGCTGCGCACCGTCGTCCTCCTCGACGCGCCGGACCAGCTCGGCGCGAGCGGGGCGCGGGAGGCCCTGGTCGTGCTGGCGGGCCCGTCCTGGCGGTCGGCCCCGGCCTGGCAGCTCGACGCGCTGCTGCGTCGCGCCGCCGACGCCGGTGCCCGCGCCGTGCTGCTGGCCGGCACCGACCCGCTGCCGGGGCCCACGCGCCTGCTGTGCACGCGCCTCGAGCTGTGCGTGCTCGGTGGGGAGGCGGCGCTGCTCGACCTGGCGACCGCCGCGGCGGTGCACCTGGCCGCGCCGGAGGTCGCGTCCGCCCGGGCCGTGCTCGACGTCTCGCGCGCCGTCGCCGACGGGCGGGTCAGCGGACCCGGACCGCTGGTGGCCCTGTGCGCGCGGCTGCTGGGTGCGCCGGTGGCGCTGGCGGACGCGTCGGGCTCGGTGCTCCACGGCGACCTCGCGCTGGTGGTGCCCCGGCCCGCGGAGCCGGTGGTGCAGCGCGACCGCACGGCGGCGGGCGCGGTGACGGCGCGCCCCGTGCTGCTGCCGGGCCTGCGCAGCGTGCAGCGCTGGCTCGTGGCGCGGGTGCCCGCAGACTCCGGGCCGGTGGCGGTCGGGGCCGCGGAGGACCTGCTCTGCGCCGCGAGCACCGCCGTGGCCGGGTGGCTGGCCGCCGAGCGGACGGCGGTGGAGCGGGACGCGCGCGGACGGGCGGCGCTGCTCACCGACGTCCTGCGCCTCACCGGGGAGCCCAGCCCCGAGCTGCGCCAGCGGGCCGCGGCGGCGGGGTGGCCGCTGGCGGGGTGGCACGTGGGGGTGCGGGTGCGCACCGGTGGCGCCACCGACGTGGCGGGGCTGCGGGCTGAGGCGCTGCGCCGCTCCGCGGAAGCGGGGCTGCAGCTCGTGCTGGCCGAGCACGGCGACGGCTGGAGCGGCTGGTGGAGCACCGACCGCTCCCCCAGCGCCGTGGAGGTGCGGCACCTGGCCGAGCGGTTCCGCCGCCTCCACGAGGGGCTGCGGCAGCTGACGGGCTGCGCCACCGGCGTCGGCCGCCCGCACCAGGGACCTGCGGGCGTGGCCAGGACGCTGTCGGAGGCGGCGGACGCGGCGCTGCTGGCCGCGGGCCGGCCCGAGCAGGGCCGGTTCCTGCACGTCGACCAGCTGGGGGTGGCCCAGACGCTGCTGGCGTGGACCCGCACCGAGACGTTCGAGCCGGCGGCGCGCAGCCTGCTGGAGCCGCTGCTCGCCGACCCCTCGCTCGTGCAGACGCTGGGGGTCTACCTGGACGCCGAGTCGTCGCTGTCGGAGACCGCCACCACCCTCGGCATCCACCGCAACACGGTGGCGCAGCGCGTGGCCCGCATCGAGCGGCTGCTGGAGGTCAGCCTGGGCGACCACGAGCAGCGCCTCGCGCTGCAGCTCGCCTGCCGCGCCGTCGGGCCGGGCGGGCCAGGCGGCCCGGGCGGGTCCGGCGGGAGGACCTAG